In the genome of Nonlabens sp. MB-3u-79, one region contains:
- a CDS encoding Ig-like domain-containing protein, translated as MKKHLLHILIVLVIAITLVQCAKRGQPTGGPVDETPPVILRAYPDNYTRNFKNQIIEIQFDEFVKLKDLQKQLVISPPLKTRPIITPQGSPAKKITIQITDTLKDNTTYVLNFGQSIVDHNEENPYPFYKYVFSTGKVIDSLTLKGEITDALQFEAEEFVNVLLYEINEAYTDSIIYKESPRYVLNTLDSLTTFTMENLKEGTYKMVALKEENSDLRFDPLRDKMGFVSETIKVPSDEVYELKMYQQELDPSIKKITQEAQSRLYVGYTGNVDYLKINSVDKSLIAQSRLTQLDKTDSLQYWYRPALKQDSLMLSTVLNEEVQEFNVRLKELKKDSLTLRKENDFSLRNPASFTASTPIEKMDTSFMKLIDKDSLQLSFTARLDRLKNRGFIDFERQEEQKYNLRLFPGAVTDFYGEKNSDTLSYTFSTLKSTQLGNFSITLKGGSSFPVIIQVTKKDLSVEAEVVANENGTYDIFYLTPGEYYIRVIYDTNANGKYDPGNFLKGIQPEEVVYNPELIKLQANWDRKYTLNLK; from the coding sequence ATCTCTTACATATTCTAATCGTACTTGTTATAGCCATCACTTTAGTGCAATGTGCTAAACGAGGTCAACCTACAGGAGGCCCTGTAGATGAAACGCCGCCTGTAATTTTACGGGCTTATCCTGATAACTATACCAGAAATTTTAAGAATCAGATTATTGAGATTCAGTTTGACGAATTTGTAAAACTCAAAGATTTACAAAAACAACTGGTGATCTCACCACCTTTGAAGACACGACCTATCATTACGCCTCAAGGAAGTCCTGCCAAGAAAATAACGATTCAAATAACCGATACCCTAAAAGATAACACGACCTATGTGCTTAATTTTGGACAAAGTATTGTAGATCATAACGAAGAGAACCCTTATCCATTTTATAAATACGTCTTCAGTACTGGTAAAGTGATTGATTCCTTAACCTTAAAAGGTGAGATAACCGACGCACTACAATTTGAAGCAGAAGAATTTGTCAACGTGCTACTTTACGAAATCAATGAAGCATATACCGACAGCATTATTTATAAAGAATCGCCTCGATATGTGCTCAACACTTTAGATAGTCTGACGACGTTCACGATGGAAAACCTTAAAGAAGGGACTTATAAAATGGTCGCATTAAAGGAAGAAAATAGCGATTTACGTTTTGACCCTTTAAGAGATAAAATGGGTTTTGTATCTGAAACAATTAAGGTTCCTAGTGATGAGGTTTATGAACTTAAAATGTACCAACAAGAACTTGATCCTAGTATTAAGAAAATCACTCAAGAAGCGCAGTCTAGACTCTATGTAGGTTATACAGGTAATGTGGATTATCTGAAAATCAACTCAGTAGACAAGAGTCTTATTGCACAAAGCCGACTCACCCAACTAGATAAAACAGACAGCTTGCAATATTGGTATCGACCTGCATTAAAACAAGATTCCTTGATGCTTTCTACCGTTTTAAACGAAGAGGTGCAGGAATTCAATGTTCGTTTAAAGGAGCTTAAAAAAGACAGTTTAACACTGAGAAAGGAAAACGATTTCTCTTTAAGAAATCCAGCTAGTTTTACCGCTTCTACTCCTATTGAAAAAATGGATACCAGCTTTATGAAGCTTATAGATAAAGACAGCTTACAACTATCCTTTACTGCCAGACTGGACCGCCTTAAAAACAGAGGTTTCATAGATTTTGAGAGACAGGAAGAACAGAAATACAACCTTCGCCTTTTTCCAGGTGCCGTAACTGATTTCTATGGAGAGAAAAACTCGGACACCTTGAGTTACACCTTCAGTACATTAAAATCCACACAATTAGGAAACTTTAGCATCACTCTTAAAGGCGGCAGTTCTTTTCCTGTTATCATTCAAGTCACTAAAAAAGACCTCAGTGTAGAAGCCGAGGTGGTGGCAAATGAAAATGGAACTTATGATATCTTTTATCTCACCCCAGGAGAATATTATATAAGAGTCATTTACGATACCAACGCTAACGGAAAATACGACCCAGGTAATTTTTTAAAAGGCATACAACCTGAAGAGGTAGTTTACAATCCTGAATTGATCAAATTGCAAGCCAACTGGGATAGAAAATACACACTTAATTTAAAGTAA
- a CDS encoding aminopeptidase P family protein encodes MKYHPINPNLFIKNRKNFMAKMKPSSLAVFNSNDVFTTGADSTLPFSQNRDIFYLSGADQENTILLLFPECPDPAHREVLFVTETNAHIAVWEGEKLTKEKAREVTGIKTVYWLSDFDKKFFEMMTQCDSIYFNTNEHYRQAVELETREDRFIKKTKAQFPAHNYVKAAPILQRLRAVKDQIEVDVMQKACDITNAAFRRVLNFVEPGVMEYEVEAEFLHEFIRRRSDGFAYTPIIASGNNANVLHYIENNQECKSGDLMLIDAGAQYANYSSDMTRTIPVNGRFTERQKQVYNAVLKVKNEATKMLVPGTLWKEYHGQVGKIMTGELLELGLLDKADVQNEDPNWPAYKKYFMHGTSHHIGLDTHDSGILWEPMQAGNVFTVEPGIYIPEEGFGIRLEDDLVINNSGAPFNLMRDIPIEADEIEEIMNS; translated from the coding sequence ATGAAATACCATCCTATAAATCCGAATCTTTTTATCAAAAACAGAAAGAATTTCATGGCCAAAATGAAGCCATCTAGTCTTGCTGTTTTTAATTCCAATGATGTTTTTACAACAGGAGCAGACAGTACTTTGCCTTTTTCTCAAAACAGAGATATATTTTATCTAAGTGGTGCAGATCAAGAGAATACCATCCTATTGTTGTTTCCAGAATGTCCAGATCCAGCGCATAGAGAAGTGCTTTTTGTTACAGAGACAAATGCACATATTGCGGTTTGGGAAGGAGAGAAGCTCACTAAAGAAAAAGCGAGAGAAGTTACAGGTATCAAAACCGTTTACTGGCTGAGTGATTTTGACAAGAAGTTTTTTGAAATGATGACGCAATGCGACAGCATTTACTTCAATACTAATGAGCATTACCGCCAGGCGGTGGAGTTAGAAACTCGTGAAGATCGATTCATCAAAAAAACTAAAGCTCAATTCCCAGCACATAATTATGTAAAGGCTGCTCCAATTCTTCAACGATTACGTGCGGTAAAAGACCAAATTGAGGTTGATGTGATGCAAAAGGCTTGTGATATTACCAACGCAGCATTTCGCCGTGTTTTGAATTTTGTAGAGCCTGGTGTTATGGAATATGAGGTTGAAGCTGAGTTTTTACATGAGTTTATAAGAAGACGTAGTGACGGGTTTGCTTACACACCTATAATTGCTAGTGGTAATAATGCAAATGTGTTGCATTATATAGAAAACAACCAAGAATGTAAGAGTGGTGACTTGATGTTGATTGACGCTGGTGCACAGTATGCCAACTATTCCAGCGACATGACCCGAACAATTCCTGTTAATGGTCGTTTTACAGAAAGACAAAAACAGGTGTACAACGCTGTGCTAAAAGTAAAAAATGAAGCAACCAAAATGCTGGTGCCTGGAACCTTATGGAAAGAGTACCATGGACAAGTGGGTAAAATTATGACAGGAGAGTTGCTAGAATTAGGCCTTTTAGATAAAGCTGACGTTCAAAATGAAGATCCCAACTGGCCAGCTTATAAAAAATATTTCATGCACGGTACCTCACACCATATAGGTCTGGATACTCATGATTCTGGGATTCTATGGGAACCTATGCAAGCAGGAAATGTATTTACTGTAGAACCGGGGATTTATATACCCGAAGAAGGTTTTGGTATCCGACTAGAAGATGACTTAGTGATCAATAATAGTGGTGCTCCATTTAATTTGATGAGAGACATACCTATTGAAGCTGATGAGATTGAGGAAATTATGAACTCTTAG
- a CDS encoding nitrilase family protein, with translation MEKSTLKVSLIQTSLVWEDPKVNLDRFSEKLETLYGKTDLVVLPEMFTTGFSMKPEGLASDSGILDYLKDHAIEGGFALYGSVMFQEADHFVNRGIFMRPDGSSTIYDKRHTFTLAGEHKVYDRGEKPVIATYLGWKFNLQICYDLRFPVFARNTQDYDVVIYVANWPVPRVSAWDALLKARAIENMSYSIGVNRVGTDGTGMDYNGHSQVYNVLGHELLNHPWETEGIQTIEVHKSEIENNRSKLRFLEDRDGFTLN, from the coding sequence ATGGAAAAAAGCACTTTAAAAGTATCCTTAATACAAACCTCTCTAGTCTGGGAAGACCCTAAAGTAAACTTAGATCGTTTCTCAGAAAAACTGGAAACTCTCTACGGCAAAACTGATTTGGTCGTACTTCCAGAAATGTTTACTACTGGTTTTTCTATGAAACCAGAAGGTCTTGCTAGCGATTCAGGTATTTTGGATTATTTAAAAGATCATGCTATTGAAGGCGGCTTTGCTCTTTATGGAAGTGTGATGTTTCAGGAGGCAGATCATTTTGTAAACCGAGGTATTTTTATGCGGCCTGATGGCTCTTCTACTATTTATGACAAGAGACATACGTTTACTCTTGCTGGAGAACACAAGGTGTATGATCGGGGAGAAAAACCTGTGATAGCGACCTATCTAGGTTGGAAATTTAACTTGCAGATATGTTATGATTTACGCTTCCCTGTTTTTGCTAGAAATACGCAAGACTATGATGTGGTTATTTATGTAGCTAACTGGCCTGTTCCTAGAGTCAGTGCTTGGGATGCGCTTTTAAAGGCAAGAGCGATTGAAAACATGAGTTATTCTATAGGAGTTAACCGAGTAGGGACTGATGGAACTGGAATGGATTATAACGGTCATTCACAAGTTTATAATGTGCTAGGTCATGAATTACTAAATCATCCATGGGAAACAGAAGGGATTCAAACCATAGAAGTCCACAAATCTGAAATAGAGAACAACCGATCTAAATTGCGTTTTCTAGAAGATCGCGATGGGTTTACTTTAAATTAA